In Vigna angularis cultivar LongXiaoDou No.4 chromosome 8, ASM1680809v1, whole genome shotgun sequence, one DNA window encodes the following:
- the LOC108319000 gene encoding putative glutamine amidotransferase GAT1_2.1, which translates to MSSDLSGILPRVLIVSRRTLRKNKFVDFVGEYHLDLIVSYGAVPVIVPRVSGVQSLLTSFEPIHGVLLCEGEDIEPCWYQQDDHGSALSPEELEEIRRLHSSDTSIDKEKDSIELSLAKLCLERNIPYLGICRGSQVLNVACGGTLYQDIGKELSKGCAESNRVMHINYDDYDGHRHAVKLVESSPLWNWFREEGKEGEEREILVNSYHHQGVKRLAQRFVPMAFAADGLIEGFYDPHAYNPEDGKFIMGLQFHPERMRKPNSDEFDYPGCPFAYKEFVKAVIAYQKKHNSLTSVPKPVKLNKEMENKRKIIVRSFSLAKNLYTTGRGNCSSKDSELEVGAEFLESNTVLSVQQENRLKQMGATVRNAGSYVERLKLNEGREKMAKNVMGNMSVEQLYDLLTFYRNMGQICSQVLERKLHDVINDFSS; encoded by the exons ATGTCTTCGGATCTCTCTGGCATACTCCCTCGTGTTCTCATCGTTTCTAGACGAACGCTTCGCAAGAACAAGTTCGTGGATTTCGTCG GGGAATACCATCTTGATCTCATAGTGAGCTATGGCGCAGTACCTGTGATCGTGCCTCGCGTTTCCGGTGTCCAATCCTTGTTAACCAGCTTCGAGCCAATCCATGGCGTTCTTCTCTGCGAAGGAGAAGACATCGAGCCATGTTGGTACCAGCAAGACGATCATGGCTCTGCTCTGTCCCCAGAGGAGTTGGAAGAAATCAGAAGGCTTCATTCCAGTGACACTTCCATTGACAAAGAGAAAGACTCCATCGAGTTGAGCCTCGCCAAACTCTGTCTCGAGAGGAACATTCCCTATCTGGGTATCTGCCGGGGCTCCCAGGTCCTCAATGTTGCATGTGGGGGTACCCTTTACCAGGACATTGGGAAAGAACTTTCAAAAGGGTGTGCGGAGAGTAATAGAGTGATGCACATAAACTACGATGATTATGATGGGCATAGGCATGCTGTGAAGCTCGTAGAAAGCAGCCCTTTGTGGAACTGGTTTCGtgaggaaggaaaagaaggagaagaaagggaGATTTTGGTTAACAGTTATCACCATCAAGGGGTTAAGAGGTTAGCTCAACGTTTCGTTCCTATGGCCTTTGCTGCTGATGGTTTGATTGAAGGGTTTTATGACCCTCATGCTTATAACCCTGAAGATGGGAAATTTATCATGGGATTGCAATTTCACCCTGAGCGTATGAGAAAGCCTAATTCTGATGAATTTGATTATCCTGGCTGCCCCTTTGCTTATaag GAATTTGTGAAGGCTGTGATTGCTTATCAGAAAAAACATAACAGTTTAACATCTGTGCCAAAGCCTGTGAAACTGAACAAGGAAATGGAGAACAAGAGGAAAATTATAGTGCGTAGCTTTTCACTTGCCAAAAACCTATACACCACAGGCCGTGGGAATTGCTCCTCTAAAGATTCTGAACTTGAAGTTGGAGCAGAATTTCTGGAG TCAAACACAGTGTTAAGCGTGCAGCAAGAGAATCGGTTGAAGCAAATGGGAGCAACAGTGAGGAATGCAGGTTCATACGTGGAGAGACTGAAGCTGAAcgaaggaagagagaaaatggcGAAAAATGTAATGGGAAATATGTCAGTGGAGCAACTTTATGACCTGCTGACTTTCTACCGCAACATGGGACAGATTTGCTCTCAGGTTTTGGAAAGAAAGCTGCATGACGTTATCAATGACTTCAGTTCTTGA